The proteins below come from a single Triticum aestivum cultivar Chinese Spring chromosome 5D, IWGSC CS RefSeq v2.1, whole genome shotgun sequence genomic window:
- the LOC123123463 gene encoding aspartokinase 1, chloroplastic isoform X3, which yields MKFGGSSMSSAARMRKVADLILSFPEETPVVVLSSMGKTTNNLLLAGEKAVSCGAPKASEINELAVIKKLHLRTIDELGLDSSIVSGFLDELEQLLKGVAMMKELTLRTRDYLVSFGECMSTRIFSAYLNKLGKKARQYDAFDLGFITTDDFTNADILEATYPAVAKRLHGDWIDDPAIPIVTGFLGKGWKSCAVTTLGRGGSDLTATTIGKALGLREIQVWKDVDGVLTCDPNIYANAVPVPYLTFDEAAELAYFGAQVLHPQSMRPAREGGIPVRVKNSYNRHAPGTVITKTRDMRKSILTSIVLKSNITMLDIVSTRMLGQYGFLAKVFSIFEDLGISVDSVATSEVSISLTLDPSKLWSRELIQQVKTWDLIPLLCSVLSQRYCLALPHCCVFLSMLLFHCFVVMMWQELDHVVEELEKIAVVHLLQHRSIISLIGNVQRSSLILEKAFNVLRRNGVNVQMISQGASKVNISLVVNDSEAKQCVQALHSAFFENGFLSEVEEADLAQNMAPVLVSSNGAINGN from the exons ATGAAGTTCGGCGGGTCGTCCATGTCGTCCGCCGCGCGGATGCGGAAGGTGGCCGACCTCATCCTCAGCTTCCCCGAGGAGACGCccgtcgtcgtcctctcctccatgggCAAGACCACCAACAACCTCCTCCTG GCCGGAGAGAAGGCGGTGAGCTGCGGCGCTCCCAAGGCGTCAGAAATCAACGAGCTCGCCGTCATCAAAAAGCTCCATCTTAG GACCATTGATGAGCTTGGACTAGATAGCTCGATTGTTTCAG GTTTCTTGGACGAATTGGAGCAACTACTTAAGGGTGTTGCTATGATGAAAGAGCTGACCCTTAGGACACGAGATTACCTTGTTTCCTTTGGTGAATGCATGTCTACAAGAATATTTTCTGCATATTTGAATAAACTTGGGAAGAAGGCACGACAG TATGATGCTTTTGATCTTGGCTTTATAACCACTGACGATTTCACAAATGCCGATATTCTCGAAGCAACTTATCCTGCTGTTGCAAAGAGGCTACATGGAGATTGGATTGATGACCCTGCTATTCCTATAGTGACTGGTTTCCTTGGGAAG GGGTGGAAATCATGCGCGGTCACAACGTTAGGAAGGGGCGGCAGTGACTTGACCGCTACAACCATTGGCAAAGCCTTGGGGTTAAGAGAAATCCAG GTTTGGAAGGATGTAGATGGTGTGTTGACGTGTGATCCAAATATTTATGCAAATGCGGTACCAGTACCCTACTTGACTTTTGATGAGGCAGCTGAACTTGCTTATTTTGGTGCACAG GTTTTGCATCCCCAATCCATGCGACCAGCCAGGGAAGGTGGTATCCCAGTTCGAGTGAAGAACTCATATAACCGTCATGCACCTGGCACTGTGATCACTAAAACAAGAGACATGCGCAAG AGCATATTAACCAGCATTGTCCTGAAATCAAATATTACCATGCTGGATATAGTGAGCACAAGGATGCTCGGACAGTATGGCTTtctagcaaag GTCTTCTCTATATTTGAAGATTTGGGTATCTCTGTTGATTCTGTGGCTACTAGTGAAGTCAGCATATCATTGACACTGGATCCATCAAAACTTTGGAGTCGTGAATTGATCCAGCAGGTAAAAACCTGGGACCTTATTCCACTTTTATGTTCAGTTCTCAGCCAACGATACTGCTTGGCACTGCCCCACTGCTGCGTCTTTTTATCAATGCTCCTGTTTCATTGTTTTGTTGTGATGATGTGGCAGgagcttgatcatgtagttgaagaACTTGAAAAGATTGCAGTTGTTCATCTCCTACAGCACAGATCAATCATTTCCCTGATAGGGAACGTGCAGAGATCGTCTCTGATTCTTGAGAAG GCGTTCAACGTTCTACGCAGAAATGGTGTTAATGTTCAGATGATTTCGCAAGGGGCGTCCAAG GTGAACATCTCCTTGGTGGTGAATGACAGCGAGGCGAAGCAGTGCGTGCAAGCCCTCCACTCGGCATTCTTTGAGAACGGTTTCTTGTCAGAAGTAGAGGAAGCGGACCTTGCACAGAACATGGCTCCAGTCCTAGTAAGCTCGAATGGTGCCATCAATGGAAACTAG
- the LOC123123463 gene encoding aspartokinase 1, chloroplastic isoform X1: MATALRLAAVARDSPAAVSKLGRERASLCAIARPGGQCFARRGLVLRCQSGAAAAAATISKGGAADGAGAAAGFTVVMKFGGSSLASAARMREVADLILSFPEETPVVVLSAMGKTTNNLLLAGEKAVSCGAPKASEINELAVIKKLHLRTIDELGLDSSIVSGFLDELEQLLKGVAMMKELTLRTRDYLVSFGECMSTRIFSAYLNKLGKKARQYDAFDLGFITTDDFTNADILEATYPAVAKRLHGDWIDDPAIPIVTGFLGKGWKSCAVTTLGRGGSDLTATTIGKALGLREIQVWKDVDGVLTCDPNIYANAVPVPYLTFDEAAELAYFGAQVLHPQSMRPAREGGIPVRVKNSYNRHAPGTVITKTRDMRKSILTSIVLKSNITMLDIVSTRMLGQYGFLAKVFSIFEDLGISVDSVATSEVSISLTLDPSKLWSRELIQQVKTWDLIPLLCSVLSQRYCLALPHCCVFLSMLLFHCFVVMMWQELDHVVEELEKIAVVHLLQHRSIISLIGNVQRSSLILEKAFNVLRRNGVNVQMISQGASKVNISLVVNDSEAKQCVQALHSAFFENGFLSEVEEADLAQNMAPVLVSSNGAINGN; the protein is encoded by the exons ATGGCGACCGCGCTGCGTCTCGCGGCGGTCGCGCGGGACTCTCCGGCGGCCGTCTCCAAGCTCGGGAGGGAGAGGGCCTCGCTGTGCGCCATCGCTAGGCCGGGTGGGCAATGCTTTGCGCGGAGGGGGCTGGTGCTCCGCTGCCAGAGCGGGGCAGCCGCAGCGGCGGCCACTATCAGTaagggcggggcggcggatggAGCCGGGGCAGCGGCGGGGTTCACCGTCGTGATGAAGTTCGGCGGCTCGTCGCTGGCGTCGGCCGCGCGGATGCGGGAGGTGGCCGACCTCATCCTGAGCTTCCCCGAGGAGACGCCCGTCGTCGTCCTCTCCGCCATGGGGAAGACCACCAACAACCTCCTCCTG GCCGGAGAGAAGGCGGTGAGCTGCGGCGCTCCCAAGGCGTCAGAAATCAACGAGCTCGCCGTCATCAAAAAGCTCCATCTTAG GACCATTGATGAGCTTGGACTAGATAGCTCGATTGTTTCAG GTTTCTTGGACGAATTGGAGCAACTACTTAAGGGTGTTGCTATGATGAAAGAGCTGACCCTTAGGACACGAGATTACCTTGTTTCCTTTGGTGAATGCATGTCTACAAGAATATTTTCTGCATATTTGAATAAACTTGGGAAGAAGGCACGACAG TATGATGCTTTTGATCTTGGCTTTATAACCACTGACGATTTCACAAATGCCGATATTCTCGAAGCAACTTATCCTGCTGTTGCAAAGAGGCTACATGGAGATTGGATTGATGACCCTGCTATTCCTATAGTGACTGGTTTCCTTGGGAAG GGGTGGAAATCATGCGCGGTCACAACGTTAGGAAGGGGCGGCAGTGACTTGACCGCTACAACCATTGGCAAAGCCTTGGGGTTAAGAGAAATCCAG GTTTGGAAGGATGTAGATGGTGTGTTGACGTGTGATCCAAATATTTATGCAAATGCGGTACCAGTACCCTACTTGACTTTTGATGAGGCAGCTGAACTTGCTTATTTTGGTGCACAG GTTTTGCATCCCCAATCCATGCGACCAGCCAGGGAAGGTGGTATCCCAGTTCGAGTGAAGAACTCATATAACCGTCATGCACCTGGCACTGTGATCACTAAAACAAGAGACATGCGCAAG AGCATATTAACCAGCATTGTCCTGAAATCAAATATTACCATGCTGGATATAGTGAGCACAAGGATGCTCGGACAGTATGGCTTtctagcaaag GTCTTCTCTATATTTGAAGATTTGGGTATCTCTGTTGATTCTGTGGCTACTAGTGAAGTCAGCATATCATTGACACTGGATCCATCAAAACTTTGGAGTCGTGAATTGATCCAGCAGGTAAAAACCTGGGACCTTATTCCACTTTTATGTTCAGTTCTCAGCCAACGATACTGCTTGGCACTGCCCCACTGCTGCGTCTTTTTATCAATGCTCCTGTTTCATTGTTTTGTTGTGATGATGTGGCAGgagcttgatcatgtagttgaagaACTTGAAAAGATTGCAGTTGTTCATCTCCTACAGCACAGATCAATCATTTCCCTGATAGGGAACGTGCAGAGATCGTCTCTGATTCTTGAGAAG GCGTTCAACGTTCTACGCAGAAATGGTGTTAATGTTCAGATGATTTCGCAAGGGGCGTCCAAG GTGAACATCTCCTTGGTGGTGAATGACAGCGAGGCGAAGCAGTGCGTGCAAGCCCTCCACTCGGCATTCTTTGAGAACGGTTTCTTGTCAGAAGTAGAGGAAGCGGACCTTGCACAGAACATGGCTCCAGTCCTAGTAAGCTCGAATGGTGCCATCAATGGAAACTAG
- the LOC123123463 gene encoding aspartokinase 1, chloroplastic isoform X2, with amino-acid sequence MATALRLAAVARDSPAAVSKLGRERASLCAIARPGGQCFARRGLVLRCQSGAAAAAATISKGGAADGAGAAAGFTVVMKFGGSSLASAARMREVADLILSFPEETPVVVLSAMGKTTNNLLLAGEKAVSCGAPKASEINELAVIKKLHLRTIDELGLDSSIVSGFLDELEQLLKGVAMMKELTLRTRDYLVSFGECMSTRIFSAYLNKLGKKARQYDAFDLGFITTDDFTNADILEATYPAVAKRLHGDWIDDPAIPIVTGFLGKGWKSCAVTTLGRGGSDLTATTIGKALGLREIQVWKDVDGVLTCDPNIYANAVPVPYLTFDEAAELAYFGAQVLHPQSMRPAREGGIPVRVKNSYNRHAPGTVITKTRDMRKSILTSIVLKSNITMLDIVSTRMLGQYGFLAKVFSIFEDLGISVDSVATSEVSISLTLDPSKLWSRELIQQELDHVVEELEKIAVVHLLQHRSIISLIGNVQRSSLILEKAFNVLRRNGVNVQMISQGASKVNISLVVNDSEAKQCVQALHSAFFENGFLSEVEEADLAQNMAPVLVSSNGAINGN; translated from the exons ATGGCGACCGCGCTGCGTCTCGCGGCGGTCGCGCGGGACTCTCCGGCGGCCGTCTCCAAGCTCGGGAGGGAGAGGGCCTCGCTGTGCGCCATCGCTAGGCCGGGTGGGCAATGCTTTGCGCGGAGGGGGCTGGTGCTCCGCTGCCAGAGCGGGGCAGCCGCAGCGGCGGCCACTATCAGTaagggcggggcggcggatggAGCCGGGGCAGCGGCGGGGTTCACCGTCGTGATGAAGTTCGGCGGCTCGTCGCTGGCGTCGGCCGCGCGGATGCGGGAGGTGGCCGACCTCATCCTGAGCTTCCCCGAGGAGACGCCCGTCGTCGTCCTCTCCGCCATGGGGAAGACCACCAACAACCTCCTCCTG GCCGGAGAGAAGGCGGTGAGCTGCGGCGCTCCCAAGGCGTCAGAAATCAACGAGCTCGCCGTCATCAAAAAGCTCCATCTTAG GACCATTGATGAGCTTGGACTAGATAGCTCGATTGTTTCAG GTTTCTTGGACGAATTGGAGCAACTACTTAAGGGTGTTGCTATGATGAAAGAGCTGACCCTTAGGACACGAGATTACCTTGTTTCCTTTGGTGAATGCATGTCTACAAGAATATTTTCTGCATATTTGAATAAACTTGGGAAGAAGGCACGACAG TATGATGCTTTTGATCTTGGCTTTATAACCACTGACGATTTCACAAATGCCGATATTCTCGAAGCAACTTATCCTGCTGTTGCAAAGAGGCTACATGGAGATTGGATTGATGACCCTGCTATTCCTATAGTGACTGGTTTCCTTGGGAAG GGGTGGAAATCATGCGCGGTCACAACGTTAGGAAGGGGCGGCAGTGACTTGACCGCTACAACCATTGGCAAAGCCTTGGGGTTAAGAGAAATCCAG GTTTGGAAGGATGTAGATGGTGTGTTGACGTGTGATCCAAATATTTATGCAAATGCGGTACCAGTACCCTACTTGACTTTTGATGAGGCAGCTGAACTTGCTTATTTTGGTGCACAG GTTTTGCATCCCCAATCCATGCGACCAGCCAGGGAAGGTGGTATCCCAGTTCGAGTGAAGAACTCATATAACCGTCATGCACCTGGCACTGTGATCACTAAAACAAGAGACATGCGCAAG AGCATATTAACCAGCATTGTCCTGAAATCAAATATTACCATGCTGGATATAGTGAGCACAAGGATGCTCGGACAGTATGGCTTtctagcaaag GTCTTCTCTATATTTGAAGATTTGGGTATCTCTGTTGATTCTGTGGCTACTAGTGAAGTCAGCATATCATTGACACTGGATCCATCAAAACTTTGGAGTCGTGAATTGATCCAGCAG gagcttgatcatgtagttgaagaACTTGAAAAGATTGCAGTTGTTCATCTCCTACAGCACAGATCAATCATTTCCCTGATAGGGAACGTGCAGAGATCGTCTCTGATTCTTGAGAAG GCGTTCAACGTTCTACGCAGAAATGGTGTTAATGTTCAGATGATTTCGCAAGGGGCGTCCAAG GTGAACATCTCCTTGGTGGTGAATGACAGCGAGGCGAAGCAGTGCGTGCAAGCCCTCCACTCGGCATTCTTTGAGAACGGTTTCTTGTCAGAAGTAGAGGAAGCGGACCTTGCACAGAACATGGCTCCAGTCCTAGTAAGCTCGAATGGTGCCATCAATGGAAACTAG